The stretch of DNA CTTTAAAATACATGATCAATAACTATGCACGAGAAGCTGGGGTACGTACTCTCAATGGCAATATCAAAAAAGTACTAAGAAAAGTAGCTTTAAAGATTGTTCAAAATCAAGAAAAAGCTAAATCTAAGAAGATTTCTTTTAAAATCTCTTCGAAAAACCTACAGACCTACTTAGGCAAACCGCTATTTTCTAGTGACCGCTTCTATGAATCAACTCCTGTAGGAGTAGCAACAGGACTTGCCTGGACTTCTTTAGGGGGAGCCACTCTATATATAGAAAGCGTGCAAGTTTCTTCGATGAAAACAGACATGCATCTTACAGGTCAGGCTGGAGAGGTCATGAAGGAATCTTCTCAGATTGCTTGGACCTATCTTCACAGTGCTCTCAGTCGGTATGCTCCAGGTTATACGTTCTTTCAAAAATCTCAAGTGCATATCCATATTCCTGAGGGAGCCACCCCTAAAGATGGTCCTTCTGCAGGCATTACTATGGTTACCTCTCTCCTTTCCCTGCTATTAGAAATTCCAGTAGTAAATAATTTGGGAATGACTGGAGAAATCACTCTAACAGGCCGTGTTTTAGGTGTAGGAGGTATTCGAGAAAAGCTGATTGCAGCTCGAAGATCGCGATTAAACATCTTGATTTTCCCTGAAGACAATCGTAGAGATTACGAAGAGCTTCCTGGATATCTAAAAACAGGCCTAAAGATACATTTTGTTTCTCACTATGATGATGTTTTCAAAGTTGCTTTTCCCAAGGTAAAATAATAAACCGAGTGCAATCTACGTTTCAAAAGTACTTTTTTATACGCACTAAGGTACATTTGATTCGTATAAAAAAGTCTGTATATTTACAAAGAGACCTCGAATACATAAGCTGTTCTTTCGTACAGCTTTAATCTAAATTTTGCTATGCCTAATCTTATTCCAAGCCTTCGTCACTCACGCTCTTCTCATATCCATGACCCTCAACAAATTCAACCAATAGCTCGATCTAAATCTGTTAAAGAGATTTGCGAGATTGCCTATCTAATCATCCTGTGTATTCTCAGCCTCCTAGTTGTTACGGGAGCTATAACGATAATGTTTTCTGACGTAGGAATGCCTATTTGTTTAATCTCACTAGCACTCCTAATCCTTATGTCGATTTTCAATCCATGTCTTGTTCGTTGGATATTCACAAGAGAACCGAAAGAACTTCCAAAAGAAGATGAAGCTCGATCACAACCTAAAAAATCCGCTACTAAAAAAGCTATCCCAGAATCATCCCAAGATCATCAGGACACTAAAACCTTGAAAAACATCTTAAGAAAGCAATTAGAAAAAGGAGTAGGCTATGTAGCGAACAAATTCAAAGGCAATGAGGAGCCTGAATCAAAAATCTCTCAACAACAGCTGAAGCATAGGCAAATCAGGCGCGCTTCTGAAATCGAATCTAGTGATTCTTCCCCCAAAAGCCCTCCCAAAGCTAGGTTAGCACCCCTCAGTCCCAAGATCTCTAGCACTGCCAAGACAAAAATCCCGAAAAAGAAGAAAACCAAACGCTTCTCGCATGGAATCCAAGGCAATAAAGAAGCCCAGTCTAGAAAAAAAAGACCTACAGTTACGCAAAAAAAAGAATCAAAGCTTATTGAAAATCAAAATTCAGAAAGTGAGAGCTCTCCTTCTTCATCTCCACCACCTATGCAACGAAAATGCATATTACCTTGGTTCTACAAATCATCTTCCCATCCTTCTGAAGTTGTAGACAATAGTAATGAAGAAAAAAAAGAAAAATAAGATTTTAAATGATAAAAAAAATGTCATTCAAAAGTTATAGTGGAGTATATAATTTCAATTAGTTTATTCTATGAATTTTTCTTAAAGTAAATCCTTATGAGTTCCAGAGAGTTAATTATTTTAGGGTGTTCGAGCCAACAGCCTACGCGAACACGTAATCAAGGAGCCTATTTGTTTCGCTGGAATGGTGAGGGCCTACTTTTTGATCCTGGTGAGGGTACGCAGCGGCAATTCATCTTTGCAAATATTACTCCTACAACAGTAAATAGAATTTTTGTCAGTCATTTCCATGGAGACCATTGTTTGGGTCTAGGTTCCATGCTGATGCGGCTTAACTTAGACAAGGTCTTCCACCCTATCCATTGTTATTATCCTGCTTCAGGAAAAAAATATTTTGACCGCTTACGCTACGGCACTATTTATCATGAAACGATCCAGGTAATTGAGCATCCTGTCTCTGAGGAAGGGATTGTTGAAGATTTCGGTAGTTTTCGTATTGAAGCACGACGACTCCAACATCAGGTAGACACCCTAGGATGGAGAATCACTGAACCAGACACGATAAAATTTCTTCCTGAAGAACTGCTATCTCGAGGCATTCGTGGTGCGATTATCCAG from Candidatus Chlamydia corallus encodes:
- a CDS encoding ribonuclease Z encodes the protein MSSRELIILGCSSQQPTRTRNQGAYLFRWNGEGLLFDPGEGTQRQFIFANITPTTVNRIFVSHFHGDHCLGLGSMLMRLNLDKVFHPIHCYYPASGKKYFDRLRYGTIYHETIQVIEHPVSEEGIVEDFGSFRIEARRLQHQVDTLGWRITEPDTIKFLPEELLSRGIRGAIIQDLIRDEQISINGSTVYLSDVSYIRKGDSIAIIADTLPCQAAIDLAKNSCMMLCESTYLEQHRHLAESHFHMTAKQAATLAKHAKAQKLVLTHFSARYLNLDDFYKEASAIFPNVSVAQEYHSYPFPKNSLLNNR